ATGTGTAAAAACACTGAGCTGATGCTGGTTTTCTGACATCAGGCACATTACTGACAATGATCTGTCGAGTTTCAGATTTAGGTTTATTGTTTTATAGTAAAATTATTACAGTGAATCTGTGTTTGTTACATGTAGTAacagacattttcaaatgaactgatcatttatttaacattttagtgttttctgttgctttaatGTGTATATTTATTGGCCTGGATGCCATGTTCTGCAGGTCGCGGTCGGGTCGGGTCAGGATGGAGCTGAAGGTCTGGGTGGACGGGGTCGTCAGGGTCGTCTGCGGCCTTTCTCTCAACACTTCCTGTCAGGAAGTCGTCATCTCTCTCGCTCAGGCCATCGGTATGTAGTTCCTCTTCATCCCTATGATCCAGTAAACACTGAGTCATGGTGAACATTCACACTGCAACATGCAGTGTAAGGTTTGGATTTCTCTTACTGAGCATGCTCAGCTCCATTTTTCAGGACAGTTACAGTtactggaaacattttctgaaagcaCTGCAAGCTGAAGGGAACTGATTTTAGAAAATAGTGAAAGAAGGAAAGTAGGAGAGTTTATGTACATATATGAAGCACAGcgattaaacattttgttttaattccaataaaatgaaaactagAGGTAGGAAACAGATAATAAAAGGAGGAGGACCAAAGACAGAGCCCTGGGGAACTCTTTGGATAAATGCCACTGAGAATGGGTGATTTCTGTTACTTTTAGTACAAAAATTGCgtttaatgactttttaaaaatctcttcaGCTTGCTCGTTGCTCTGtaatcataaaaaatgtaaacttttctgcagaagattgatgttttccttctgcACGCAGGCCAGACGGGTCGATATGTTCTGATCAGGAAGCTTCGGGGCTTGGAGCGCCCTCTGGTTGCTGACGACTGCCCCATGCAGCTGCTGGCTCAGATGGGTCAGCTGGCTGCAGAGGTCCAGTTCGTCCTGCGGAAAACGGGCCCCAGCCTCAGCGAAGGGCCACACAGACCCAGCAAGGAGAGCcatcgccccctgctggtgccctcagaaccagaacctcagcaTAAGGGCCCTCAGAAAGCCCTCTCCTTCAATCTGGGCCCCTCAACATTTCCCAGGAGGAACAGACCCAGCAGGAACTGGTCTCCCAGTCTGGAGGAATCAGCAGAAGAAAATCATCCGTCTGATCCTGAGAAGGAGGAGATGCTGAGGCCGATTCTGCAGCAGCAGACGATGCTGCAGGACCTGGAGGCTCAGATCGAAGCTCTGGAGAAAGACACCGAGTTATTCGAGCAGAAGGTCACAAATTCTGTAGTTCCTGATCCGATTCCGGACCTGACAGACGACCTGCAGGAGCTGGAGTACCGGCGGAAGCAGTACGAGGTGGAGCTGATGTACGGAGAAGACTGGGCGGAGGAGCTGAAGGTGGAGCTGGAGCGAGAGCAAGGTAgacgatcaatcaatcaatcaatcaatcaatcaatcaatcaatcaatcaatcaatcaatcaatcaatcaatcaatcaatcaatcaatcaatcaatcaatcaagtctTTTTGTAGAGCACATTTCTGCAATGACTCAGgtcaaaatgctttaaatcatgaaaacacaaaaaatcctaaaaacaacataaagtggACAAACCAGAACAAATGTTAGACTTTGACGAGTTCCATCATCtaaattattgatatttatcaaatatgttggttaatgttccagttattatggttcaaaatcAACTCTAATCAGCTGGGTTTAAAGAatctcagtgtttcggctgttttgcagttttctggaagtttattccagatttgtagtgcatagaagctgaaagcttcttctccatgtttggttctgagaGGCCTGGATGTTTGACACAGCAGCaaatctttaatgtgtttttgtaccAAGTCTTCTCTAAAACCATCATCCTGTTTTCTACAGACATGCAGAGACGCCTGGAGCAGATTCACTCGTCTATAGACGACCAGAGTTATGAGATCAAGGTGCTCCAGAGCCGCTCCGACCACCTGGAGCAGGACCTACAGGACCGAGCCCAGACTAGCGCCCCGAGCGCCGAGGAGGAGGGGGCCCGGCTGACGGACGAGGCCCTCAGGTCGCTGACCCAGGAGCTCCACAAGCGGCTGCAGCTGGGCGAAGATCTGGACGTGGCGCTGGCAGAGACGCAGTGGCAGCTGCAGACGGCAGAAGAAACGGTAAAGGTATACCACATCACCTACCATTCTGGGTGAGGGAGGATCAGGAAACCCAAACTGCTCCGGATTCAGCTGCTGGAGACGCTGCGTCATGCTAAGCTAACGGATGGAGACGAGTCTCAGCAGGGATGGGTGGCAGGAGGGAAAGTCTAtgagacagcagcagctgcgtttccactgaTAGAACTGAgcaaaatgaaatgataaaaataaatgtgcttaatggAAATTCGCCAATTctgaaaaaagtttgataaaagCTTTTGCGCTagaattagtttgttttttggtcgTATCAAAATCACAGGAGTCACATGACCAGCATGTTACTACAGGCAGACatgatgaagaagacgacaggaagtagtaacaggatgatggtttgtttttgtcatgtttcagacaatgtgcagcctgctccaccagagctctcacagcatcacacatttCATATAAAACGTGTCATTTCAACgaagctcttctgtaaaatcacagTATATGATTTCCCAAAACGCCTCATACTTAGCCGCTCCCAAGTATAAGGGGtttgtctcctctgattggctgatcgaTGTTGAGCGTTGCCATCATGGATGAACTATGAATTCATCTCacgtaactgtttacatccgtcgctgccattatttttttaaatttgaaaatcaaTCAGAAATGACCCACAACAAATGAAGAATTGTCGTTCTGTCGAATTGTATTAAAAACCAAcatcaaatcaaactaaaccTGAGCtgaaagttaaataataatttcttaaagtgatctgaaacacaaaccaaaatgtcttaaataaaaattttaaaaactaaacaaacataaTCTACATTCTAGATTACAAAGTGCTGACAGACTCTCAGCCACAcctgcagttttatttgtaatgatGCAGATTCTTCAGAGCAGCTGATGATCTGGTTGGACGGGAGCAGTTTCCAGGTCAGAGACGGATGTCTGTCCCCTCCGATGTGTCCACTGGTCCTTTAAGATCAAAATGAGACAATAATGAGtcagaaaaatctttaaaatgtgagacatttaaatgcatttagttGACAAATGATGACTTAACAGGAATAAACaggaataaaagaaacagacaaaggGAACAGAGGTGAGACAGAGACAGACTGAGATCAGGCAAGAAGAGAAacctgagaacaggaagaacCGGAACAGACAAAGGAGCCGGATCACAAAAAGACAGGAAGGTGATTTATTCTCAGAAAAAACAGACCGTTCATGACAGCAACACTCAGGACTGACGACACAAACaccaaaccaaagaaaaattacaaatatttccaCTTCAGCTGCAACTGAGAACAAAAACTCTTTTCTATACACTTTCTATAATATTAGCTCTAGATTTTCAAATGTGAAGTTATGAAATCCaccttttaatctttttttcttttgtttagatattaaaatattttattgatcaaacATAATCATTATTCAAACctttcttgttgttttgaaCTAAAAATCATCAGAAATATGACTGAGACATATTTTAGATGAATGTGAAACAGATGGTGCATCAACATTGTCCCTGTTTAAGCCGCTTTAATTCAACTCAAGCCCGTTTTCTAGAATGTTCTGTCCGACTggggaaatgtgaaaatgtaatcatatttaCCAGAGttcaaaaaagtgaactctggggCGGTTTGAATGGATGTatgaacgccaagcagaccagagattgctccaaaaacaggaagtgcactacagtgcagggcattctgggtaaatacaaccaaaacaaacccgAGACTCTAGCATTAGTCGTAGCCTTTAGccaaaaactaaagaaaaatcctccaaccactaaaatttgacgccactccatttttatttggtgaagaaggaagttgcgttcagtgtcttcagatgtttttgtgtcgtttccttcagtagttcttggtgcagcgcccccacaggccaggaggggaacaggttggtttgactcagagcagagagaaagaaccacagcagctggaaacggagcagatgtttcagttttggtCCCCAGTTGAACTGATTTTACTGGTTTATTGGGTGGAAACACCCAGACAAACATGCTGATGTTCTGCAtctccagcagcagcaaactTTGAACTTCCTCCAACTGCAGATTTAAAATATCCACAGCAGTGAGAATCAGAATGACATAACATTCACCACTGCCACCCCACATCCCCACCCCTGGTGCATGGCTGTGTTAAGGTGTTTCATGGTGCTGGTTTGACTGCAGTTTGTTTCTCCTGATAACGTATCATCCCTCTGATGATCTCCAGGACAGACTGGAGCAGATCGATGGGCTGAACAAGGAGCTGAGGCAGTGTGACCTGCAGCAGTTCATCCAGCAGGCCGGTGGGAACCCGTACGCCGACCAGGGGGGCCCGCTGCCGGTCAGCGAAGTTCAGCTGAGCAAGACTCGCGTCAGGAAGTAGCAGCAGCCGGAGCATCAGTAGGTTAGCTACACACAGACCTGATTGGTTTTACTGAGTATTAAACTCTTTTTGTCACACACTTAAAACATATCCAGTGTATCtatatttaaatagttttcaaaattaATGAATTACATAAATAACTGACTGTGatatgttctgtttttctgctgcaggaacCAGAAGGAGAAACGTTGAAGTCCcgttaaatgtgtgtgtgagtgtgtgaatgttgtgtttgttgGAACAACACACATCTCTTTGTACAGTTGTTTAGCCTGGAATGTCactttttatatgtaaaaataaagttttttattccATCTCTGAAATAAATTCTCAGCAATTCATCTTTGCACCACCAGAGGCCGCCAAAGCTTAGTGATGCAAACATCTCTCCTGATAAAACAATCTCCTTTTATTGAGAGACTTTTATGAAGCTTACTGATTCATGCTAactatatgtttttatatagaaatggtttaatatggtaaaaaaatatatagtatatattaaacaaaagaaaaatatataaaactttttgCAACTTTATACTCATCCCAGTTGCTGACATGCAGTGATGACGGTTCAGGTATctaaaggtttttgtttcatctcaGTCCTAAATTACAGCTGCTTTCTCGTCTCAGCTGTTCTGTTCAGGGTCTAGAATCATTTTAGGATTATACTCGataaaaacagtatttggtTTTCAGTTTAGATAAAATCATAATATCATCCTCTTAAACATTATCTTTAACTTTTTGTAACTGTTCTCATGTCAtctttttatcaaacatttttgcattttttttactaaaactaaTTTGCATTGGAGATTAGAATAATTTTAGCTGCAGAAAGTGGAAGAAGAGACTTGAAGAAGAAGTTGagaagttttgttgttgactaaATCTGTGCTAACAGACTATGTTGTGACCAAGGCTGGGCTGAGAGTTAGCAGATAAACCGACTCAGGACTAAAATCACATCCTAGATGCAGGTAGGAAATGATGCCGTCCATCTGAGCTGATGTTCCTCATGTTCCTCTGGTCTCGTGTGGATTTCTATTAAATTATACAAGAATCTATAACTCTCTGTCTGTTACGCCTCTCAGTGAAGGAGGATTTCCCTGCTTGGTGTCCGGATTGTAACGTTACATCAGGTGTTAGTGCAGCAGCCTCCAAACATGCAGCACAGAGGAAAGCTGTTGTCCTCAGGTGACCTTTTGACTTGCAGACATCAGCGTCTGTGTGGGACGGATCTAAAACCTGAGACATGACTTTATGTCCTGATTCTTTAACCAAACCTGATGTCTGGACCTGGAACAGGTCTCCAGATCTCTTTTAGCCCATAAGGTTTGTTCTGAGGTCCGATCTTTGACCCAGTCTCTCAGCGTCTGTAATCTGCAGCCCGTTGATCTAAACGCCTCCTTTCTGAATCCAATTGTGCCAAATTGGATCCGATTAGTTTGGAGAGAGAACAGACCAGTGAGCAAGACTTTCACAATTTAGTTTCTCCAAATCAGATTGTCCACTTATCCTCCAACAGGAACTGGTGAGATCTTCTCATCTGACGGGGAACagggcccacagcatcacaggtcCTCCACCGTACTTAACAGTAAACATCAAGTGCTTCTTTGTCATATTCATCCATTGTTTCCCCTAGAATACTTGAAGCTGAAAAATTCAATCCAAACAGATGTCTATTTCCTAGATTCCTGTAGTAAACagcttttttccctttatttatGCCAGTTATGAAACCTCAACAGCTGTGATACAAGCTAATATTAGTAAAATCCAGCTTGTTCTCCAGTTGTTGTGCGTTATGGAGGCTTAGTCATAAGCCGGCAGCCTAAATCGGCTCTGGGAGAGGCGGTCGGTCCATGGAGACGCATAAAGACGCTGCTGAGGCGAAAAACCAGGAGAAAAGAGAGACTGTGAGAAGAAAGAAGACTCCTTCTTTGTCTCACAGCTGCTTTTCATTTCAGTGGCTAACCAACAGAAACAGGTAGGAGGATTTTTAttatatcaaatttaaaagtttgtCATGTGtcaccatttttttatttcaactgaaaGAGTGAATATATGAACTATTTAGAGTCAACACTGAATGTAAAGAGGGAGGGAGAAACTAAATATTCTGCAACAAAATATTGTCAAACTAACATAAGGATggtaaaaaaatgaataaaaatatagaaaaacttatttaaagctgcagtttcttcAGTTGGAAGACTGTTTATCTATATGTACAAATTATATTCACAGCTCATAAATTACAATGTTTTAAATGCACTTTAGAGTAATCAGTATTTATCTCAGCGTTTGCTCTCCTTCCAATCAAACCTTTTGGTCTTTTCTACTATAATTTatctaaaataatataaaaacatgcaattaaTAATGTAGTTTTGTCCAAATGAAgctattaaatatatttaaactcATCTCCTACAATTACATCAACAGATGCATTCATGGCATGTGAAACAGGACAGTAAGGTCGTCTCCAGTGTGGTTGATGGTTTGAATCCGGTCTCTCTGTGATGCAGTCAGTAGGATGAactccacagcagcagcagcagcagctggaggcaCCAAGTCGACTCCACCAGAGCTGGAGCAGAAGGAGAGCCGGCAGTTCAAGAGCAAAGCTCCCAAACGAGGACAGAAAGGGTGAGATGACCTTTCACCTCAGACAGGAAGTTAATGAACAGCAGCAGAGTGAGAAACGTTTCTGTCTCCCTGAAAACAGAGTCAACAGCCACGACCCAGCCATGCAAGGTCTGGATGGTGAGTTTACTGGAGGTTTCCCAGTGGGTGTGATGtttctgtgaaacatttaactggttttgttggtttgttgcAGACGCTGCAGTGGTTTGTCCCTGGGAGGAATACGGAGACGTGGAGCTGAGCGAACTGGCCCAGTTTGGAACCGTTTAGCCCTGAGGAAGACTTCCTGCTGTTCCCCCTTCAtcctgaggatgaggagcagaaaCATCACAGATCTACaagcataataataaaacatgaagatgCATTCATGGACTTACATATGAACAGAAATGTTTATGATCATCTGTTTACTCCTCAGAGCCTTACAAGTTCCTGATAGTTGATGCAGCTGCttccaataaaaatataatatataatataatattataatcTGTCTGTTTTCAGCGCATTATTAAAATCTGTTGAATATATTGTACCATGTAATAAAATAGAGAAACTAACTCTGCATTTAATTTTCTCAATCATTCTGCTGTGTTTCACACAAAACCATTAATATTTCTCcaagtttgtaattttaaataaaattattttagtccttgagttttgtttcttttaggaTTATTATTACATTCAGGGAATTCACTGATCTCAATAATCATCCAGTCACTGAGTTTGAATATCACTgactctgtttgtgtttcttcctaacataatgttttttaaaaggagagataaagtcagaaatttggggtctttttttcagtaaaggtAAAAAATTCCTCCTCCCAATTCATTTCAGGAAAgttaagagaaattaaaaaatatttttatgaaaatcaaacattttctcattcttTAACATGGAAGTTATATTTTCAGTCAGGAGTtacaaaaaggaagaaggaaCAAAGTATGTAAGGGTTTGGATCAAGCTCccagttttctgattttatttgataaatggAAATGTTGCATCGGTTCAGTAAAGATGAGCTGCAGGAGCCTGAAGGTAAAGTTTGATCAGAGCAAATTTTAAGGCTAATCTCAGAGAAACGGTGGTGGATTAACTGAGATTCAACCAGACTCAGATTTATCCCAAACAGTCCTGATGAAAAGCGTCTCAGATGACAGGAGTTCATCAgattactgacaaaaagcatcatGTCTGCTGGTATGATTTTAACTGGCCATGTGGGAATTAAGGAATGATCTTGTCTTtacctgaaaacaaacagatttctctTTAATCTCTGCAAACAGAATGACTATGTTCACTGTTGTTCTGACTGAACGTAGCATGTTAGCTTCCTTAGGCGTTCTCTCTACCTTCTACTGATTATTGCATCACTAGTCATCACTAATCATCATCTGACTAGTAATGATTATTGCATCACTAGTCAGAccttaaagaataaataaacccCCAAACAACTTGCTTTGCAGATAAA
This genomic stretch from Xiphophorus hellerii strain 12219 chromosome 4, Xiphophorus_hellerii-4.1, whole genome shotgun sequence harbors:
- the LOC116718920 gene encoding ras association domain-containing protein 7-like isoform X2, yielding MELKVWVDGVVRVVCGLSLNTSCQEVVISLAQAIGQTGRYVLIRKLRGLERPLVADDCPMQLLAQMGQLAAEVQFVLRKTGPSLSEGPHRPSKESHRPLLVPSEPEPQHKGPQKALSFNLGPSTFPRRNRPSRNWSPSLEESAEENHPSDPEKEEMLRPILQQQTMLQDLEAQIEALEKDTELFEQKVTNSVVPDPIPDLTDDLQELEYRRKQYEVELMYGEDWAEELKVELEREQDMQRRLEQIHSSIDDQSYEIKVLQSRSDHLEQDLQDRAQTSAPSAEEEGARLTDEALRSLTQELHKRLQLGEDLDVALAETQWQLQTAEETDRLEQIDGLNKELRQCDLQQFIQQAGGNPYADQGGPLPVSEVQLSKTRVRK
- the LOC116718920 gene encoding ras association domain-containing protein 7-like isoform X1, translating into MELKVWVDGVVRVVCGLSLNTSCQEVVISLAQAIGQTGRYVLIRKLRGLERPLVADDCPMQLLAQMGQLAAEVQFVLRKTGPSLSEGPHRPSKESHRPLLVPSEPEPQHKGPQKALSFNLGPSTFPRRNRPSRNWSPSLEESAEENHPSDPEKEEMLRPILQQQTMLQDLEAQIEALEKDTELFEQKVTNSVVPDPIPDLTDDLQELEYRRKQYEVELMYGEDWAEELKVELEREQDMQRRLEQIHSSIDDQSYEIKVLQSRSDHLEQDLQDRAQTSAPSAEEEGARLTDEALRSLTQELHKRLQLGEDLDVALAETQWQLQTAEETVKDRLEQIDGLNKELRQCDLQQFIQQAGGNPYADQGGPLPVSEVQLSKTRVRK
- the LOC116718925 gene encoding retinal cone rhodopsin-sensitive cGMP 3',5'-cyclic phosphodiesterase subunit gamma-like — protein: MNSTAAAAAAGGTKSTPPELEQKESRQFKSKAPKRGQKGVNSHDPAMQGLDDAAVVCPWEEYGDVELSELAQFGTV